One Dehalococcoidia bacterium DNA segment encodes these proteins:
- a CDS encoding Ig-like domain repeat protein → MHAAVVSSHALVLTSALNAVSCFDTSRCYAAGAGGVVSHTSDGGANWDVNGTPTFSTLYGIACASANACVAVGAGGAIAGTSNGGATWTAQSNSATVDLKAVSCLSTTSCYAVGAGGTIVATTNGASWSAQASGTTQNLFGIACPGGTTCVAVGAAGTILLTTDGSTWLPQASNTTAQLNAVACVPFTTTCYAVGGGSVFTKTSDGTSWSAGTILQNGFTFNAISCAAASTCVAAGQFGFLFMTTDGSTWNSQVSHTTLTLSGIACPSTVTCFVTEPNGTILATVNAGTNWNAETPAYAGQVDAVACPSATVCYAAGGVIGGTTDGGSTWSLFTTAQDSVLHDIACPSTSNCAAVGSSGRIYSTADGGASWTLLAPFPNALNGVACPTVSVCYAVGAGGLIETNAGGSWRGDNSPTIQSLAGVACTGATACVAVGAAGTVVRTLDGTHWSVVAVGVTVDLVSIACAPGGVCYALPGLANSAFLKSIDGGASWSGGSFAPAPTPLRMACPAMPVCLAPAWNGVSSLILSSGDQGNTWSQQSLGSTERLLSVACPTLTLCAFGTDAGHIFLATSPATTLSLGVSPNPAAAGQPLTLTATLSACPSSPGGSVAFFDGLALLGSAPISAGQAQLSTGGLAGGAHQLSASYGGDANCGAAVSNTLNEGVAPATPTPTAPPPGASGLSTTPTLSWTNPAGAASFNIAISDTTASQTLAGLSSAAASLVVPVSEGLVLAHQYSWSVQACNAIGCSPFSSAISFTTAAAPPGAVQLLSPLEGATNVSFTPTLSWSAPSGAIAGTTQYTAYIWDPQLGVMKFQQSTSALSIGVPAASALQGGVFYYWTVQACNGGACGPLARWLGFTTAAALGAPGLSSPLEGATNVSTTPTVQWTAAGGAANGVTQYTVFIWDPNPGAMVFQQTTTALSLSVPPAAALQGSRFYYYTVQACDGASCGPLARWEGFTTAASSGPGVVTLTQPPEGATGVSLTPALQWAAPTGAVSGTTRYTASVWDPAAGVMRFQQTTTALDIDVPGSAGLVLGHFYYWTVQACNGTDCGPLARWEGFTTVSGLGAPLLRGPAEGATGVGVTPTINWLAPSGASPGTTQYTVFVWDPAVGVMKFQQTTTALLLPVPFSAGLVSGHFYYYTVQACNGGTCGPLARWEGFTS, encoded by the coding sequence GTGCACGCGGCCGTCGTCAGCAGTCACGCCCTCGTCCTCACCTCCGCGCTGAACGCCGTGTCTTGTTTCGATACCAGCCGCTGCTACGCCGCGGGCGCGGGCGGCGTGGTCAGCCACACCAGCGACGGCGGCGCCAACTGGGACGTAAACGGCACGCCCACGTTTTCGACGCTCTACGGCATCGCCTGTGCCAGCGCCAACGCCTGCGTCGCGGTGGGCGCGGGCGGCGCGATCGCCGGCACGAGCAATGGCGGCGCCACCTGGACGGCGCAGAGCAACAGCGCAACCGTGGATTTGAAGGCCGTGTCCTGCCTGAGCACAACGAGCTGCTACGCCGTGGGCGCGGGCGGCACGATCGTGGCGACGACGAACGGAGCGAGCTGGTCGGCCCAGGCCAGCGGCACGACGCAGAACCTGTTCGGCATCGCCTGCCCGGGCGGCACGACCTGCGTGGCCGTCGGCGCCGCGGGCACGATCCTGCTGACGACCGACGGCAGCACCTGGCTGCCGCAGGCCAGCAACACGACGGCGCAGCTCAACGCCGTCGCCTGCGTGCCATTCACCACCACCTGCTACGCGGTGGGCGGCGGCAGCGTCTTCACCAAGACGAGCGACGGCACGAGCTGGAGCGCCGGCACCATTCTGCAAAACGGCTTCACCTTCAACGCCATCTCCTGCGCCGCGGCCTCGACCTGTGTGGCCGCGGGGCAGTTTGGCTTCCTCTTCATGACCACCGACGGCTCGACCTGGAACAGCCAGGTGAGTCACACCACGCTCACGCTATCGGGCATCGCCTGCCCCTCGACCGTCACCTGCTTCGTGACAGAGCCGAACGGCACGATCCTGGCCACAGTTAACGCGGGCACGAACTGGAACGCCGAGACCCCCGCCTATGCCGGTCAGGTCGATGCCGTCGCCTGCCCCAGCGCCACGGTCTGCTACGCCGCCGGCGGGGTGATCGGCGGCACGACCGACGGCGGCTCGACCTGGTCGCTTTTCACCACGGCGCAGGACAGCGTGCTGCACGACATTGCCTGTCCCTCGACCTCGAACTGCGCCGCTGTGGGCAGCAGCGGTCGCATCTACTCGACCGCGGACGGCGGCGCGAGCTGGACCCTGCTTGCGCCATTCCCCAACGCGCTCAACGGCGTCGCCTGCCCGACGGTTTCGGTCTGCTACGCCGTCGGCGCCGGCGGTCTGATCGAGACCAACGCCGGCGGTTCCTGGCGCGGCGACAACAGCCCCACGATCCAGTCGCTTGCCGGTGTCGCCTGCACGGGAGCGACGGCCTGCGTCGCGGTGGGCGCAGCGGGCACGGTCGTGCGCACACTCGACGGCACGCACTGGAGCGTCGTTGCCGTGGGCGTCACCGTCGATCTCGTCAGCATCGCCTGCGCGCCCGGCGGCGTCTGCTACGCCCTGCCCGGCCTCGCCAACAGCGCCTTCCTCAAGTCGATCGACGGCGGCGCAAGCTGGTCCGGCGGCAGCTTCGCGCCGGCGCCAACGCCGTTGCGCATGGCGTGCCCGGCGATGCCGGTCTGCCTCGCGCCCGCGTGGAACGGCGTCTCAAGCCTGATCCTGAGCTCGGGCGATCAGGGCAACACCTGGTCGCAGCAATCGCTCGGCAGCACCGAACGGCTTCTCTCCGTCGCCTGTCCCACGCTCACGCTCTGCGCCTTCGGCACCGACGCCGGTCATATCTTCCTGGCAACCAGCCCGGCGACCACGCTCTCGCTCGGCGTGTCCCCGAATCCGGCCGCCGCGGGCCAGCCGCTGACGCTCACCGCGACGCTGTCGGCCTGCCCTTCATCACCCGGCGGCAGCGTCGCCTTCTTCGACGGCCTGGCGCTGCTCGGCTCGGCGCCGATCTCCGCCGGGCAGGCGCAGCTCTCGACCGGTGGACTTGCGGGCGGCGCGCACCAGCTCTCGGCAAGCTACGGCGGCGACGCGAACTGCGGCGCGGCCGTCTCGAACACGTTGAACGAGGGTGTGGCGCCGGCCACGCCGACCCCAACCGCGCCGCCGCCGGGCGCCAGCGGCCTGAGCACGACGCCGACGCTGAGCTGGACCAATCCCGCGGGCGCCGCCTCCTTCAACATCGCGATCAGCGACACCACGGCGAGTCAGACGCTTGCGGGCCTGAGCAGCGCCGCAGCGTCACTCGTCGTGCCGGTCAGCGAAGGGCTGGTGCTCGCGCATCAGTACTCGTGGTCGGTCCAGGCGTGCAACGCGATCGGCTGCTCGCCGTTCTCGTCGGCGATAAGTTTCACCACTGCAGCCGCGCCGCCAGGAGCGGTGCAGCTCCTCTCGCCGCTCGAAGGCGCCACGAACGTGAGCTTCACCCCGACCCTGAGCTGGAGCGCGCCGAGCGGAGCCATCGCCGGCACGACGCAGTACACCGCCTATATCTGGGATCCGCAGCTCGGCGTGATGAAGTTCCAGCAATCCACGAGCGCGCTCAGCATCGGCGTGCCGGCCGCGTCGGCGCTGCAAGGCGGCGTGTTCTACTACTGGACGGTGCAGGCCTGCAACGGCGGCGCCTGTGGACCACTCGCCCGCTGGCTCGGCTTCACCACGGCCGCAGCGCTCGGCGCGCCGGGCCTCAGCAGCCCGCTTGAAGGGGCCACCAACGTCAGCACCACGCCCACGGTCCAATGGACGGCTGCCGGCGGCGCCGCGAACGGCGTCACGCAGTACACCGTCTTCATCTGGGATCCGAATCCCGGCGCGATGGTCTTCCAGCAGACGACGACGGCGCTCAGCCTCTCCGTGCCGCCCGCGGCGGCGCTGCAAGGGAGCCGTTTCTACTACTACACCGTGCAGGCCTGCGACGGCGCGAGCTGCGGTCCGCTGGCGCGCTGGGAAGGCTTCACCACGGCCGCGAGCAGCGGTCCCGGCGTCGTGACGCTCACCCAGCCGCCGGAAGGCGCCACCGGCGTCAGCCTGACGCCGGCGCTGCAATGGGCCGCTCCCACAGGCGCTGTCTCGGGCACGACGCGCTACACGGCCTCCGTCTGGGACCCGGCGGCCGGCGTGATGCGCTTCCAGCAGACGACCACCGCACTGGACATAGATGTGCCGGGCAGCGCCGGGCTGGTGTTGGGCCACTTCTATTACTGGACCGTGCAGGCCTGCAACGGCACAGACTGCGGCCCGCTGGCGCGCTGGGAAGGCTTCACCACGGTGAGCGGCCTCGGCGCGCCGCTGTTGCGTGGACCCGCCGAAGGCGCCACCGGCGTTGGTGTGACGCCGACCATCAACTGGCTGGCGCCCAGCGGCGCCTCACCCGGGACAACGCAGTACACCGTCTTCGTCTGGGATCCGGCGGTGGGCGTAATGAAGTTCCAGCAGACGACGACGGCGCTGCTGCTCCCCGTGCCCTTCAGCGCCGGCCTGGTCAGCGGCCACTTTTACTACTACACGGTGCAGGCCTGCAACGGCGGCACCTGCGGGCCACTCGCGCGCTGGGAGGGCTTCACGAGTTAG
- a CDS encoding MFS transporter codes for MHPRRTGLWRHADFLRLWAGQTTSQFGSLVGGVALQFTAILWLHAGAAQVSLLAACQFAPAAVCGLFAGAWVDRLRRRPLMIAADSGRALALASVPLTALLGSLSLPQLYAVACLNSGLGVLFESAYEAYLPTLLPAEQIVAANSTLTASASVAEFGAFSAGGWLVQLFSSPATVLIDALSFGVSAASLAAIRAPEGPPPAPEQREPLRREITEGARTIWRQPLLRALAGVHMLLECGGRIIGAVILLYLSREAGFGAGAQGMIFAIGGLTALAGAAAAGRERWFGGLGRALTVAVLLRVAGIICVALTTSVSLLGVLLLVASQCISDPGYAFFEINAVSLRQTVTPAHLLGRVSATLRVLDFAAMLAGTALAGVLGQLIGLQGTLFVATGVVAGAALALMLSPIARLHTMPEPPALARTHGRGLSETGGGWLD; via the coding sequence ATGCATCCCCGTCGAACCGGACTCTGGCGCCACGCCGACTTTTTGCGGTTGTGGGCCGGACAGACCACTTCGCAGTTCGGCTCGTTGGTCGGCGGCGTCGCCTTGCAATTCACCGCGATTCTCTGGTTGCACGCCGGCGCGGCGCAGGTCAGCCTGCTCGCGGCCTGCCAGTTCGCGCCCGCGGCTGTCTGCGGCCTCTTCGCGGGGGCCTGGGTGGACCGACTGCGCCGCCGGCCCCTGATGATCGCCGCCGACAGCGGCCGCGCCCTGGCCCTGGCCAGCGTGCCGCTGACCGCGCTGCTCGGCTCGCTCTCCTTGCCGCAGCTCTACGCCGTCGCCTGCTTGAACAGCGGCCTCGGCGTGCTGTTCGAGTCGGCCTACGAAGCCTACCTGCCCACGTTGCTGCCAGCCGAGCAGATCGTCGCCGCAAACAGCACCCTCACCGCCAGCGCCTCCGTGGCCGAGTTCGGCGCCTTCAGCGCCGGCGGCTGGCTGGTGCAACTGTTCAGCTCCCCAGCCACGGTGCTGATCGACGCGCTCTCCTTCGGCGTGTCGGCCGCGTCGCTTGCCGCGATTCGTGCGCCCGAGGGACCGCCGCCGGCGCCGGAGCAGCGCGAGCCGTTGCGCCGCGAGATCACGGAGGGCGCCCGCACGATTTGGCGGCAGCCGTTGCTGCGCGCCCTCGCCGGCGTGCACATGCTGCTCGAGTGCGGCGGCCGGATCATCGGCGCCGTGATCCTCCTCTATCTCAGCCGCGAAGCGGGGTTTGGCGCCGGCGCCCAGGGGATGATCTTCGCTATCGGCGGTCTCACGGCGCTGGCGGGCGCGGCCGCGGCCGGGCGCGAGCGCTGGTTTGGCGGGCTGGGCCGGGCGCTGACGGTTGCCGTCCTGCTGCGCGTGGCCGGCATCATCTGCGTCGCGCTTACGACGAGCGTCTCGCTGCTCGGCGTCCTGCTGCTCGTGGCCAGCCAGTGCATCAGCGACCCCGGCTACGCCTTCTTCGAGATCAACGCCGTCAGTCTGCGCCAGACGGTCACGCCGGCACACCTGCTGGGCCGGGTGAGCGCCACGCTGCGGGTGCTCGACTTCGCCGCCATGCTGGCGGGCACCGCGCTTGCCGGCGTGCTGGGCCAGTTGATCGGCCTGCAAGGCACGCTGTTCGTGGCGACCGGGGTCGTGGCCGGTGCGGCCCTGGCGCTGATGCTCAGCCCGATCGCGAGGCTGCACACCATGCCCGAGCCGCCGGCGCTTGCCCGCACGCACGGCCGCGGCTTGTCTGAGACGGGGGGCGGTTGGTTAGACTGA
- a CDS encoding S53 family peptidase: MTLVVVLIACTGSHRKAPSPPAELPDVPTAAVAAGAPAATPAATSAAARATPSPALTAGLRPSGAPAARATPARGSVPGSSGQATGTPGPSLSPGQLLRRDAVPTIQECIDAGIGPCYSPADIGAAYDIDALHASGIDGSGQSVVIVVSFGSPTLADDVAAFSKAMGLPDADLQELYPLGSDFTGQPQSEISGWRGETTLDAEWVHAIAPKARIVVLVSPVAETEGIVGLPEMLQLEQYALDNKLGTVISQSWGTSEDLLDDAEGLPVRQQWDAFYQQATTAGITIVTAAGDHGALADMRDEQPGTTRSADWPSAEPLVTTVGGTTLALNADGSYGSERVWADRSGAGGSGISRFYSQPANQSVLPDAIKQRLGGMRGEADVAALASGLLLYFASGPGGTPHPSVVGGTSASTPIWAGIVALAGQQAGHGLGNINPTLYQLGAAGRCFHDVTAGSNAFRGDPGEPAMPGWDFPTGWGSPDAACLVPALAAAGQNGQ, from the coding sequence GTGACGCTTGTGGTGGTGCTGATCGCCTGCACCGGCTCGCATCGCAAGGCTCCCAGTCCTCCCGCTGAATTGCCGGACGTACCGACGGCCGCCGTCGCCGCCGGCGCGCCGGCAGCCACACCCGCCGCCACGAGCGCCGCGGCGCGGGCCACGCCCTCGCCGGCGCTCACCGCCGGCCTGCGGCCGTCCGGCGCTCCCGCGGCGCGGGCCACGCCGGCGCGCGGCAGCGTCCCTGGCTCCTCGGGCCAGGCCACCGGCACGCCCGGCCCGTCGCTCAGCCCCGGACAGTTGCTGCGCCGCGACGCCGTGCCCACGATCCAGGAGTGCATCGACGCCGGCATCGGTCCCTGCTACTCGCCGGCGGACATCGGCGCGGCCTACGACATCGACGCGCTGCACGCCTCCGGCATCGACGGCAGCGGGCAAAGCGTGGTGATCGTCGTCTCCTTCGGCAGCCCGACACTTGCCGACGACGTCGCCGCCTTCAGCAAGGCGATGGGCCTGCCCGACGCTGACTTGCAGGAACTGTACCCGCTCGGCTCGGACTTCACGGGCCAGCCTCAGAGCGAGATCAGCGGCTGGCGTGGCGAGACCACGCTCGACGCCGAGTGGGTGCACGCGATCGCGCCCAAAGCGCGGATCGTGGTGCTCGTCAGCCCCGTGGCGGAGACCGAGGGCATCGTCGGGCTGCCGGAGATGCTGCAGCTCGAGCAGTACGCCCTGGACAACAAGCTGGGCACGGTGATCTCGCAGAGCTGGGGCACGAGCGAAGACCTGCTCGACGACGCCGAGGGGCTGCCCGTGCGCCAACAGTGGGACGCCTTCTATCAGCAGGCCACCACCGCCGGCATCACGATCGTCACCGCCGCAGGCGACCACGGCGCCCTGGCCGATATGCGCGACGAGCAGCCGGGCACAACGCGCTCCGCCGATTGGCCCTCCGCCGAGCCCTTGGTGACGACCGTGGGCGGCACGACGCTCGCGCTGAACGCCGACGGCAGCTACGGCTCCGAGCGTGTCTGGGCCGACCGATCCGGCGCCGGCGGCAGCGGTATCAGCCGCTTCTACAGCCAGCCGGCCAATCAGTCCGTGCTGCCGGACGCGATCAAGCAACGCCTCGGCGGCATGCGCGGCGAGGCCGATGTTGCGGCGCTGGCGAGCGGCCTGCTCCTCTACTTCGCAAGCGGCCCCGGCGGCACGCCGCATCCCAGCGTCGTGGGCGGCACCAGCGCTTCGACCCCGATCTGGGCAGGCATTGTCGCGCTCGCCGGCCAGCAGGCGGGGCATGGGCTGGGCAATATCAATCCAACGCTGTACCAGCTCGGCGCGGCCGGGCGCTGCTTCCACGACGTGACCGCCGGCAGCAACGCCTTCCGCGGCGATCCGGGTGAGCCGGCGATGCCGGGCTGGGACTTCCCGACCGGCTGGGGCTCGCCGGACGCTGCCTGCCTGGTGCCCGCGCTGGCCGCGGCGGGGCAGAACGGGCAGTAA
- the rdgB gene encoding RdgB/HAM1 family non-canonical purine NTP pyrophosphatase: MPRILIGTNNSGKLAELRALLLPRGWTPVHPAGLGLALEVEETGSTYAENATLKANAFAAAAGMLALADDSGLEVDALGGRPGVHSARYGGAGTPPAEQIRLLLRELEDVPEERRTARFRSVVVIAAPDGRTWQSDGTIEGRVEHSPRGANGFGYDPIFLLPERGLTMAQLGDAAKNVISHRALAMQGALQHLDRLLRSGEAF, translated from the coding sequence GTGCCACGCATCCTGATCGGCACGAACAACTCGGGCAAGCTCGCGGAGCTGCGCGCCCTGCTGCTGCCGCGCGGCTGGACGCCGGTTCATCCCGCCGGCCTCGGACTCGCGCTCGAGGTAGAGGAAACGGGCAGCACCTACGCCGAGAACGCGACGCTGAAGGCGAACGCCTTCGCCGCCGCCGCCGGCATGCTGGCGCTAGCCGACGATTCTGGCCTGGAGGTGGATGCGCTCGGCGGCCGGCCCGGCGTGCATTCGGCCCGCTACGGCGGCGCCGGCACGCCGCCGGCCGAGCAGATTCGCTTGCTGCTGCGCGAACTGGAGGACGTGCCCGAGGAGCGCCGCACGGCGCGCTTCCGCTCGGTGGTCGTGATCGCGGCGCCGGACGGGCGCACCTGGCAGTCAGACGGCACGATCGAGGGGCGCGTGGAGCACTCACCGCGCGGCGCCAACGGCTTTGGTTACGATCCGATCTTCCTACTGCCCGAACGTGGCCTGACCATGGCGCAGCTCGGCGACGCGGCGAAGAACGTGATCAGCCATCGCGCGCTGGCCATGCAGGGTGCCTTGCAGCACCTCGACCGGCTGTTGCGCTCCGGCGAAGCGTTCTGA
- a CDS encoding LysM peptidoglycan-binding domain-containing protein — protein MRQFYSYLSGFAATNVYVVRPGDCLWAIAQRYYGDGSLWPLLYAANADKVYNPNLIYPGEVLRLP, from the coding sequence ATGCGCCAGTTCTACAGCTATCTCTCCGGCTTCGCCGCCACGAATGTCTATGTGGTGCGGCCCGGCGACTGCCTTTGGGCGATCGCACAGCGCTACTATGGCGACGGCAGCCTCTGGCCGCTGCTCTACGCCGCCAACGCGGACAAGGTCTACAATCCCAACCTGATCTATCCCGGCGAGGTGCTGCGCCTGCCCTAG
- a CDS encoding sigma-70 family RNA polymerase sigma factor produces the protein MARVAARAALDERFTRLVLDHQRRIHRFICGMVGAEQLAEDLTQDVFLSAYRALGRLPDDANESAWLFTIARNRALQELRRRKILRWLPLARPNDDEDDIHPHADQPLADSVAERDRLRRAMDAVPAKDLACLLLSVDGHSYSEVAQITGLSLPAVRARIFRARDRLRALLGEDEAKGEA, from the coding sequence ATGGCGCGCGTTGCGGCGCGGGCGGCCCTCGATGAGCGCTTTACGCGGCTGGTGCTCGACCACCAGCGGCGCATTCACCGCTTCATCTGCGGCATGGTCGGCGCCGAGCAGCTCGCCGAGGACCTGACACAGGACGTGTTTCTCTCGGCCTACCGAGCCCTCGGGCGCCTGCCCGACGATGCCAATGAGTCGGCCTGGCTGTTTACGATCGCGCGCAACCGCGCCTTGCAGGAGCTACGCCGGCGCAAGATCCTGCGCTGGCTGCCGCTCGCCCGTCCCAACGACGACGAAGACGACATCCATCCACACGCGGACCAGCCGCTGGCAGACAGCGTCGCCGAGCGTGACCGGCTGCGGCGGGCGATGGATGCGGTGCCGGCGAAGGATCTCGCCTGCCTGCTGCTCAGCGTGGACGGACATTCGTACAGCGAAGTCGCTCAGATCACCGGCCTGTCGCTGCCGGCGGTGCGGGCGCGCATCTTCCGTGCCCGCGACCGGCTGCGGGCGCTGCTCGGCGAGGACGAGGCGAAAGGCGAAGCGTAA
- a CDS encoding LpqB family beta-propeller domain-containing protein has protein sequence MWPFARGRSAHDRGWGALASAYVDRELAGAEADAFAEHLRACGRCAALVAEYRSLDADLRRRLVSAPAVAARPIFERAERLGPRPVPVAAPRRLALASAAVLLVGGAATPPVRAGVGGAVQFVRSVVAPSEGVSYAGDRAIFHAGSDDILASVVREYTLYTAPDTAAAPAAVGSAPFHDGPIFALAGGRVLFNAAQGAGPAQWTTVRRDGSDPRPFFPTSGTGHIPDPGGLSAVSTTPDGSRVLFRRGGAGGRFLTTAGATLVTDADGSPIWSDPGGADVYSLSPDGRFALSGQTGGLRLIPLDGSAAPPSPISDCDVQRPQISADGTRLIFVATRVGPDCPATSALYFFRLTGAVGSPYLEPVPLQDGAAYSLSPDGQYVAVQSWLNEPAAGQQGSGTTALKLWNLSSGERQEIPGFRDVRVLQLSWSADGSRLLIRDEREGRKEAWAGDPRGRLGQVLAGTAIAAAAFYPDGAGMVVASDGGAPAGIVALGPAATQDNATGLLANADGLAPAFAAHGDAVALLRRGAPSTLLARHGHAPAGIGDDLSGFSWAPDGRRAAVVVDGRIYLWTAHNGRAAAPLLSGRAVAWSPRDDQLLVTRGDGSIVITDVRGQLVAAAPAGMTAAAWSPDGRLVAGVAHAGGGETLVIWEPSSGAIRQLASAVRIGAPVWSPDGRSIAYAAIAGAASGNDLPGLNVVAAAGGEPRQLAALAAIDDAPVWSADSHGLYYLQRSVAGAPGAVRLVNADGNGDRRVGTLFATALFAGPR, from the coding sequence ATGTGGCCCTTCGCACGTGGCCGCTCCGCGCACGATCGCGGTTGGGGCGCGCTCGCCTCCGCATATGTCGATCGTGAGCTGGCGGGCGCTGAGGCCGACGCCTTCGCCGAGCATCTGCGCGCCTGCGGGCGCTGCGCCGCGCTGGTGGCGGAGTATCGCTCCCTCGACGCCGACCTGCGGCGCCGCCTGGTGTCCGCGCCCGCCGTGGCGGCGCGGCCGATCTTCGAGCGAGCCGAGCGACTGGGACCGCGGCCCGTGCCCGTTGCGGCGCCGCGCCGGCTCGCACTCGCCTCGGCGGCGGTGCTGCTGGTGGGCGGCGCGGCGACGCCGCCCGTGCGCGCCGGCGTGGGCGGCGCCGTGCAGTTCGTGCGCAGCGTCGTGGCGCCGTCCGAAGGCGTGTCCTACGCTGGCGATCGTGCCATCTTCCACGCGGGCAGCGACGACATCCTCGCCAGCGTCGTGCGCGAGTACACCCTGTATACCGCGCCGGACACGGCTGCCGCCCCAGCGGCGGTAGGGAGCGCGCCGTTTCACGACGGGCCGATCTTCGCGCTGGCCGGCGGACGTGTCCTCTTCAACGCGGCGCAGGGCGCCGGCCCGGCGCAGTGGACGACGGTGCGCCGCGATGGCAGCGACCCACGGCCGTTCTTTCCGACCTCGGGCACCGGACATATCCCCGACCCCGGCGGCCTGTCTGCCGTCTCCACCACGCCGGATGGTTCGCGAGTGCTCTTCCGCCGCGGGGGCGCCGGCGGCCGCTTTCTCACCACGGCGGGCGCAACGCTGGTCACCGATGCCGACGGCTCGCCGATCTGGAGCGATCCGGGCGGCGCCGACGTCTACTCGCTCTCGCCCGATGGCCGCTTTGCGCTCTCCGGGCAAACGGGCGGCCTGCGCTTGATCCCGCTCGACGGCAGCGCGGCCCCGCCCTCGCCGATCAGCGATTGCGACGTGCAGCGGCCGCAGATCTCCGCCGATGGCACGCGGCTGATCTTCGTCGCCACGCGCGTGGGACCCGATTGCCCTGCCACCTCTGCCCTCTACTTCTTCCGCCTGACCGGCGCGGTGGGCAGTCCCTACCTGGAGCCGGTGCCGTTGCAGGACGGTGCGGCCTACAGCCTCTCGCCCGATGGCCAATACGTTGCCGTGCAGTCCTGGCTGAACGAGCCCGCCGCGGGCCAGCAGGGCTCGGGCACGACGGCGCTCAAGCTCTGGAACCTGAGCAGCGGCGAGCGGCAGGAGATCCCCGGTTTCCGCGACGTGCGTGTGCTCCAGCTCTCCTGGTCGGCCGACGGCAGCCGCCTGCTGATCCGCGACGAGCGCGAGGGGCGCAAGGAGGCCTGGGCCGGCGATCCGCGCGGGCGGCTCGGCCAGGTGCTGGCCGGCACGGCCATCGCCGCGGCCGCGTTCTACCCGGACGGCGCAGGCATGGTGGTTGCCAGCGACGGCGGCGCGCCGGCCGGCATCGTCGCGCTTGGCCCAGCCGCGACACAAGATAACGCCACCGGCCTGCTGGCCAACGCCGACGGCCTGGCGCCGGCCTTCGCGGCGCACGGGGACGCGGTGGCGCTGCTGCGCCGCGGCGCGCCTTCCACGCTGCTGGCAAGACACGGCCACGCTCCGGCCGGCATCGGCGACGACCTCTCCGGCTTCTCCTGGGCGCCGGACGGGCGGCGTGCCGCCGTGGTGGTCGACGGCCGGATCTACCTGTGGACCGCGCACAACGGGCGCGCCGCCGCGCCGCTGCTGTCCGGCAGGGCCGTCGCCTGGTCCCCGCGCGACGACCAGCTGCTGGTGACTCGCGGCGACGGCTCGATCGTCATCACCGACGTGCGAGGGCAGCTTGTCGCCGCGGCGCCGGCCGGGATGACGGCGGCGGCATGGTCGCCTGATGGACGGCTCGTCGCCGGCGTCGCGCACGCCGGCGGTGGGGAGACGCTCGTGATCTGGGAGCCAAGCTCGGGGGCGATCCGGCAACTGGCGAGCGCGGTGCGGATCGGCGCCCCGGTTTGGTCGCCCGACGGGCGGTCGATCGCCTACGCGGCGATTGCCGGGGCTGCCTCCGGCAACGATCTGCCGGGGCTGAACGTCGTCGCGGCCGCGGGCGGGGAGCCAAGGCAGCTCGCCGCGCTCGCAGCAATCGACGATGCCCCCGTGTGGTCGGCCGACAGCCACGGTCTGTACTATCTGCAACGCAGCGTTGCGGGTGCGCCGGGCGCCGTGCGCCTGGTGAACGCCGACGGCAACGGCGACCGGCGCGTCGGCACGCTGTTCGCCACGGCGCTCTTCGCCGGGCCGCGCTGA